The Candidatus Omnitrophota bacterium genome window below encodes:
- a CDS encoding glycosyltransferase, with amino-acid sequence ADDQLDEDDYAYFEKNVFAQKDTLIKGADVYVVHDPQPLPLVKFRKEFGGKWIWRCHIDLSTSTDATWKSLEKYVSMFDAAIFHCPGYAKELKIRQFIFPPTIDPLAAKNVDMSLDRIDGVRKKYGIADDRKIIVQIGRFDRLKDPFGAIEAYRIVNKMYPSVLVLAGSYADDDPEGEEIYKEVLDAAGGDEDIKVLNIPVTDESPFDINAFQRMADVCLQMSSREGFGLTVAEALWKGTPVVARDSSGIALQILHGINGFLVKTAPGAAYRISQIFASGEMREKFAEAATAYVYTHFLLPKHLKNWICCLNAALMNKAKGIIEI; translated from the coding sequence GCCGACGATCAGTTGGACGAGGATGATTATGCTTATTTTGAAAAAAATGTTTTTGCGCAGAAAGACACTCTCATAAAAGGCGCGGATGTCTATGTGGTGCACGACCCGCAGCCGCTGCCGCTCGTTAAATTCAGGAAAGAGTTCGGCGGCAAATGGATATGGAGATGCCATATAGACCTTTCCACCTCAACCGATGCCACATGGAAGAGCCTTGAGAAATATGTGTCCATGTTTGACGCGGCTATTTTCCACTGCCCGGGCTACGCCAAAGAGCTTAAGATCAGGCAGTTTATTTTTCCGCCGACCATAGACCCTCTCGCCGCTAAAAATGTTGATATGAGCCTGGACAGGATCGATGGGGTGAGAAAAAAATACGGCATCGCTGATGACAGGAAAATAATTGTTCAGATAGGGCGTTTTGACCGCCTGAAAGATCCTTTCGGGGCGATAGAGGCCTACAGGATCGTCAACAAAATGTATCCTTCGGTTCTTGTTCTCGCCGGTTCATACGCGGATGATGACCCCGAGGGCGAAGAGATATATAAGGAAGTGCTGGACGCGGCCGGCGGGGATGAGGATATCAAGGTGCTGAACATTCCCGTCACCGACGAGAGCCCTTTTGATATAAACGCTTTTCAGCGCATGGCCGATGTCTGCCTGCAGATGTCTTCCAGGGAGGGCTTCGGCCTGACGGTTGCGGAGGCCTTATGGAAGGGGACGCCTGTCGTGGCGAGGGATTCTTCGGGCATAGCGCTCCAGATCCTGCACGGGATAAACGGATTCCTCGTTAAGACAGCGCCCGGCGCGGCTTACAGGATAAGCCAGATCTTTGCGAGCGGCGAAATGAGGGAAAAATTTGCGGAAGCCGCCACGGCTTATGTCTATACTCATTTTCTTCTTCCGAAGCACCTTAAAAACTGGATATGCTGTCTGAACGCGGCTCTCATGAACAAGGCAAAAGGCATCATAGAAATATAG